The DNA window CGATACGTCGATTGTTCATCTGCATGGACAACCAGCTCCTCAAAAATCTGTGTGATTTTATTGAGGCGTTTCTCGTATTCAACTTTATCTATTTTTTTCATCCTACCACTCTTCGTTCGGTTCCTCAAGGAATTGTTTGGCGAGTGCGACACATGCCAGGGCGTCTTTACCGTATCCATCAGCACCCATGTCATCGGCAAATGTCTGTGTAACTGGGGCACCCCCTACCATAATTCTCACTTCTTCCCGTAAGTCCTCATCAATAAAAGCGTCAATCGTCTTTCCCATATTCGGCATTGTCGTTGTTAGGAGTGCCGACATCCCGAGGATCGGGGCTTCGTGTTCCTCAACGGCGTCAATGAACTCGTCCTCAGAGGTATCAACCCCTAAATCGTGGACCACGAAACCTGCACCCCGCAACATCATGATGCACAAATTCTTGCCAATGTCGTGTAGGTCACCCTTGACGGTTCCCATAATCACTGTCCCGATCGGTTCAATACCGGAA is part of the Candidatus Poribacteria bacterium genome and encodes:
- a CDS encoding cobalamin-binding protein translates to MQTIAAALIDGDHHTVDELTEAALEEGTEALEIMDDGLIAGMGIVGIKFRENFIFVPEVLACARAMKAGMTHIEPILSDSGIEPIGTVIMGTVKGDLHDIGKNLCIMMLRGAGFVVHDLGVDTSEDEFIDAVEEHEAPILGMSALLTTTMPNMGKTIDAFIDEDLREEVRIMVGGAPVTQTFADDMGADGYGKDALACVALAKQFLEEPNEEW